The nucleotide window GTTTTGTGGCATATATTATGACCAAGCTGATATGGGTCTCTAGTTTAGCCGTTTGTCTGACCTCTCGGATGATAATTGATCAGATGCTTACACATGAGCTCTTGGAATCTTATTGCTTATTGCAATAAGATTCTTTTTATAAGTGATCCATTACTTGGTCTACCAAGATTTTCTGATTGTTATCCTTTAAACTGGTATCTGGTAACTGGTTTATTTGTACAGAACAAGTTATGTTTAGCTTATGCAATTAAGACTTGATACATTTTCAGTTATATATCTCCTCTTCATTTGTAAATATTGTTTCATGTCAGGAGCATGGTGGTAATCTCAATGAAGCAGTCAATGCACATTTTACTGAAGGAGACAGAAATCTAACGACCGGGTATACTTTCTTTTCCATTTGTAAGCAAGTGATCATTGGGAAATGCAACTCGTAGTGTTATTAATGTTTGCATGCTAAATCTGTATTTTTAAgtgtttgatattttttgttattcttcCATGGCCAGTTCTCACAACAGCTCTGCTGTATTTCCTCAAGATGATTTCATGGATATAGATGACGAACATGATGCAGAAATTCCCAGAAGAATTCCACCACTACTTCCAGCTTCTGCAGCAAATGTCAATCCGTTTTCTCTTCTTGATCCAACAATTGGGAGAGGTATATTTGGTACTCGTTTCGATTCAACAGTCGAGGCACCATTTGTTACACATCCAAGAGAGGTAAGGGAGATTCCTATAGAGGTTAAGGATGGTAGTCAATCCACTCCTCAAGCTGGTCATGTTCCATCCATTGAAGATGTCACTGGAAATGTTGATGCCCATGGTCCAGATATCCATGGGACTGTCAtaattgatgatgaagatgacgAAAATATTCCACCTGCCCAGATTGCACATCAAGATGAGCAAACACACAAGATCTTGGCTGACACTTCACTCAATAGCAGTGCTAGGCCTAGTGCTCCTGAATCTGAGAATTTGCCAGATTATAGCAATGacatagaagaagaaatgatTCGTGCAGCCATTGAGGCTTCTAAACGGGAGGCTGAGGAAAATTATAGAAATCACAAACTTGGCAGACAAATTGTATGAGTATTTCTTGATGGATTTTCCTATGCTTCTTTACACATAATGCTtgtattagtatttatttttccaCTTGGTGCAGGACTTAAGTGAATCAGGATCACAGCCAAGACAATCTTATTTGGAGGATCCTGAGCTTGCCCATGCAGTTTCATTGTCCCTGAAGGTATCCCTCTAATTTGTATTTTCTTATTCCTTTACATAATCATCTTGAGGAAATTCACCAGTGTGTTATCACCAGGATTGACCGATAGACCAGAGCTTTGACtttgacttttcttttttttatattgtaaatttCAAACCTGGATTGCTTCTAACATGAAATGAGTCCAGACAGCTGAGCAAGAAAAAGCATTGCAAGTACAGGGGGGAGATTCTGGATCACCAACAGCAGGGCCATCTAAGTCATCAGAGGCTGGACTAGGGGAAATGACATCAAATGGAAGGTacattatctctttctttttgctACTTGTGCATCTGTATGTATCTGTTGTACTCTGCTGCATTGACTACTCTGAATTCAGCATTTTCCTTCAAGGTATTTTCTCTTGGATTGTTAAATCTGAAAGGGCAATTATGGTTATTCTAGATTGCAGGCAGGAAGCTTGTCATTTCATGATGAAGCTGAAGATGTAGAGGAGCAGCCACTGGTTAGGAATAGATCTAGACATATGTCTTCAGGATCCGCAGGATTGGACAAAGATGTTGAACTTGCTGAGGCTAGCACACTACCAAGCACAGCAACAGTGACTGCAACACAGGATACTAGTAATCCTCATCATAATGGAAATTCCTTCCCAGATGAGGTATAGGCCTTCACTTTATCCTTTTCAAAAAGGATTAAAACTCTGTTATTACTTGCCATGCCATCTCAAATTTTCCCTGCCTCCCAATTCCCAAtctttactaaaataaaattgcagtGGGGTGGCATTTCTTCAGAGGAGCATGATGAAGCAGTAATGCTAGAAGCTGCAATGTTTGGTGGAATTCCAGAAGGGACTGGGTATCGCTATGGTTATGCACCGCATGAGTTTATGCAAAATAGGGGTTTCAATCCCCGGCCCCAATATCGCCCTCCTTCACCATCACTGGCTGCTCAACGCTTGATAAGGGAACAACAGGTGTGACTTATTTTGTAAATACATCAGAGTTGTAGATCGTAAATGGTCTAATTGTAGCTATTGCTGTCTCTGTTTATTTATGCAGGATGATGAATATCTTGCATCGTTACAAGCAGACAGAGAAAAAGAATTGAAGGCCATGGAGGAAGCTGAGGCTGCTCGTGAAGAGGAAAGACGGATAGCAGAAGAATCTCGCAGGAAATTACAGGAAGAGCAGGTAGTGCGTTGTAACTGATTGCACCCCTTGCATAAATCCCTCCCACCTTGGTGCTGATTGGAGTCTATTACTAGTCTTCGCACTCTAGAAATGTCTTTATAGCTAAATTGCTAGTGTTGCAATTGATTTCCTTTATTAACTGTGTTTGGAAGTCCATTAGATCCACGTTGAACAGAAGTTTTACACTTTCCAATGCACAAATTGAGAAGCAAGGTGCGTGTTGGATTGACGTTGACCGTGGATTTGGTTCAACCTAATTGAtatccaaacacacactaagTCGTTGACACCTATCCCTTTATAAGGCATTAGTTTTCAATATTGTGTCATCTAAAGAACTGATCACCTGATTATTTCCATTGAATTTGAAGAGAGAATGTCAGTTGAAATTATAGACACTTTACTCAGTTTTGGAAAGTTGAAAGTTTTCAGGTATTAAAAGTGGAATTTTGATAGGCAATGACAGCATTAAGAACTGCCCCACACTTGGTccatgaaaaaaattgtattctaTTCTTGATTTCTATCCTGGGTTGCCTTGTGCAAATACTAGCTCTGAATTCATAATTCCCTAGGGAAAGAAAGCAAACTCCTGTTTCCAAGTTGCTTACTCTTGCATTTTGCATTAATTGTGTCAGGAATTGGAAACAAAATTAGCAGCCAAAGAAGTCTCACTACCACCAGAACCATCCACAGATGATGATAATGCCGTGAACTTGATGGTAAAAATGCCAGATGGCAATCGTCGTGGACGTCGATTCCTAAGATCTGATAGGCTACAGGTAATGGCCTGTTAAGTATGCTTTCCCCCCTTTTCTTTTGGTGCATACTTATGCTAATGCTTCTGCAAATTTTCAGTCTCTTTTTGACTACATAGATATTGGTAGGGTGGTGAAACCAGGCAATTACAGACTGGTGAGAGATCCCATTGCCTTTAAGTCTTGTTATGCCTGTTCTTAATTATTGATTCTAATTATTCAGGGAAATGATTAATTTGTACCGTATATTTTTATTCGTGGGATAGGTGAGACCATATCCTAGGCGTGCTTTTagtgatggagaaagtgctgCGACATTGGATGAACTTGGCCTAACCAACAAGCAAGAAGCTTTGTTTTTAGAGTTAATCTGATGCCTTGATGCAGTTTGCTACAAAACAAGCTATTGAAgtttttagtttattaaaattaaaatatgaatcacAATACACAGACGGATGTGGCATTTTAGTTTTAATCTGGGTTTCTACTGTTTGGGTGATGCAATTTATAAATTTACAGATCTATAAGATCAACATACAGTACCGTCAGAGCTTTACTTGTGATGACTAAATCGTTATGGCGAATGTTTTGTATATTTTGCGGTAGGATTGAAATAATTCATGATTATTGATTAATGAAATTGCAACTACCATTTTCCCTTATTTGCCCCCCTCCCTTCCTTTTGCAAAGAGCAACTCCAATTTAAAGGGTATTTGTGTTTTATTAATCTGTTTTTGGTAGAAAAAAGGTTTAGCTTACTTGTACCACAATTAAATGAAGCATCTGAGACTCAGTTTCCAATTTTGAGACGTaattattaagaaaagaaaaggtttaCTTGTGCAATAAGATGGATTACTTACTACACCATGTGAGACGCAATTCTGCAACTCAAAATAGTGCCAAGAAATTGATTAGAAGCCtaaaaattcaaagagaaagtCCCTTGTGTCTATTTAGGCTTATTGGTGCCATACAAAAGACAAGACCCTGCTCATGTTAATCAAGTTTTTTATCCTAACAAGCCTGCTCTATTAATAGTTCAACGATATCAACAACTAATGTTATTATTGCATAATCAAGTCTACAGTGCTTCTATGCATGCACAATCTCTGGGCGGTTTAGGATCCTCTAGGATGGTTCCGTCAATAGCCCAGTTCTTCTCTTGGCTCCCATAGTTAGTTACTggatttgaaagtttcctttcatatcaatttttatttttttttatgagcaaagagaaaggaaatttaTAAAGCAAGGTATGGGGTACCAAATCCCATGTACAAGTACAACATATATGAGCGACATGAACCATCAGGAAATTCAAATGTGATATTATATTTAGGTTAAAATATGTCTgtgatttctaataattatttgaattttatatttgatccttgataaaacaaaatttttatttttggtccttgatgttttttttagtccttgataaattagtgattttgtgtttgttttttgataaaattgtttgttattagtttctttgaaaaaaaaatttataacatgatttttttatcaggaaataaatacaaatttcgCTAATtattattgacaaaaaaaagtgctaaaaaccaaaaataaaataattatttcgtTAGAGACTGGATACAAAGAATAGACATAAAACTTGGGTATTTTTTCGGAccgaaaatatattttaaacttataTTCATATTGGGAAGATAATATAATACACTAATAGATAACCAAATGTCCAAATGGATCGATAGAACAATAGGTACATAACCATACAAAAAGAGAATCCCATACAAAGTAACCCATCTTCCCCCACTGTTCACTGTTACTTGACAACCTCAAAGGCCAAACTAGACTTCCTAATGCATATGGCCTTTTCTAGGGTGATGACATTTTCAGGTTATAGGAAACCACCCTTGTTTGCAAAATGCTTTTTCTACATAGCAGATAAAAAGGGTGACTTTAATATTTTAGTGGATTAAACATTGGTGTTGCTTATTTTGTTAGGCTTGACCTTGATTTCAATTGTAAAATTGAACACTCGGTTGATACTCTTACAACCTTGCTCGCTCTCCTTCCTTGACAACCATAACCAATTTTTCCTCCCTTTCTTTGATCGTCCTTGACAGTGAGTTAAAATTTAGATAGAGAAGAGAAGTCGATAGATTTAAAGAGATGAACATTAGTATATGCAAAATACTAATTTGTGTACTAAATATGTCACTTCATAGTCAAACAAATTTAAACCATTTAATGTACACAATCCTCTCATGCGTACTTACAAGAatgaaaattacttttttttaaataaaaaactatttgttCAATAAGATGAAATGATTGGcgaatataataattaagtacaagaaaaattatatatgtacatAAAATAgtaaggaaaaatatatttgtacaatattttttgtataaattttatgcaaaaataataaagaaaggaaaatatataataaatgtttgatataataaaaataaataaatacaaatataaataatacaagCGCAAATGATGTCCCACAACCTTCGTGTACACAGAGTTATTTTGGGCTCATCATTTCTTGTAAGGAGTAAGGAGTTGCTTGGTTGTGAGGTGGGAAGAGGAGAGGAGAGAAGAAGAGAATAggtgagaagagaaaaaaaaaaagagagaaataaagtaaaaatgatAGTGATTTggttggaaaaaaatatttaacttaaagtgatttgataaaagaagaaaaattaatattaaataaaatagattattaactatttttgttatcaataaaaatattattattagcattgttttattgttatttatttattcattattatttattttaatattattatttattattatattagaaaaCGTGAGAAAGAGAGTAGGGAAGACACACCCAAGCAACAATACATCAATTTTTGTTCAAATCTTCCCCCAATCTTCTCAAATTaaagtgaataattttaattgtgagaaccattatttttcttttgaaaatttcGTTTCTCCTATGCACAACCAAATCACGCATTCTTTCCAAAATCATTTGAAATCCTGAtcaattctcaccctttttctccttttcatCGGTATCAAATCATCCCTAAAAAATGAATATGGTATAACGTCACTCTTCAcctattgatttattttacattcATTTTGGTACATAAAATCCACGTTCATTCATTTTTTAGCATCTAACGTTGAATTATGCAAAGTAACTTTATTTTGTCGCTTAACTATACATTATctcattatttaaattatacttttgaTAGATTTTTTATGAGGATTAAATTTTCGTATAATATAACATTGAATAACTAAgaactattaaataaaaataaaatgaataatacaataaaattaaaataatgataaccTGATTACTATTTTTAGGATATAAGTAATTATTCTTCTACTTTTTAAACACCAAAATAACTAGAGCAGTCAAGTCGCCATAAGTGGTCAACAGGAGGTGGAGAATCCAATTCCAGGACCTTCTCGAATTGTGCGCCACGTGTCCCACGAGACACGATGATGACGATGAAATATACTCTACAAACTgtacttatgaaaaatgaaaagttgtatttatttaattcagAACTATGATCCTTCTTCATAGAgccgaaaaaaatgctagacgaattttttttcttttcgagAAAAGACGGGataattatcatttatatatatatatatatatatatatatatatatatgatatcaaTTTGAGCTACGGAGatgctttgttttgttttttttttttataaaaagaaattagctCAATTTTagtaacagaaaaataaaaaaaattgtataagtaatttgattataattataGAATGTAAAAGTAACGGTCAAGTGAACGGATATTAGGGGACAGTACGTTCGACGTGGCACGTGAAAAGTCTCAGTGTCATGAATATCCGTACACCAACGCCCCCTTCCCAACGGTCATATTTCAGCGACATCACACAACGGTCATAAAAGTCCTCAGCTCTGGGCCGTTGGATCTGAATCGGACGGTGCAGGAGCAAAGTGTTTCCCTCCCCTTTGGCGAGCATGTTGTCATCATCATATTCCTTTGTTTTCCTCCAATGCTGGTAAATCAAAGCACTCGTAGGCCCAGACGAGAAGAGGGGAACTACTACCTACGGTGATGGAGACAGTGCTCGTGGAgtggtgaagaagaagaagaagaagaagtgaagtAGTAGAAGTAGAACAAGGTGTGGTGGGGGAAGATCGCACGTAGTTGTGTTATATAAAGCAGCGGTAAAGGTTTGTGTTATCTTTTGGGTAAGTGAGAGGGGGGGGTGGGGGGGTTTCTTGTTTCAACCAAATGCAAATGCATGTTTAAAAAGTGTGCATATTCAGAGGTGGGGTTTCTGGCTTTTGTTGCTTCACCAGCTGCAAATGAAATGACGGACTTGTTCAACGTTTCCACTGCTAATATGGCTTTCACTATTTCTCCTCAggactactactactactactactacttctGCCACAAATTCCAAGGTGTATGTTTCTGTTTCTCATCCCTTCTTCTTAGCAAGCTAAAAACCACAACATCACACTActgctactactactactacttccAAATGTCCCTTGTTTGAACTCTTTTGGAATCCGATGATCGCTTTCATGTGCTAGCTAGCCTAGGCCTTTTCCATTACTATTCTTTCATTCTTTCCTGCATATAATAACAACTTCACATTCTTTTGTCATTacattacatttattatttccCCACTTACAGATTCAGTATTCATTTAGGAAAAACATTTCGAAtttgtaaagataaaaaaaaaaaaaaacccaaccaACCACAGCTTCTTGATTGTTCATTTTCTCCGtgtttgttaaattaaattcatcggATTCCTCTTTTGTTGGACATaaaagaattcgttagaaagAAAGTTTTCACACACTCACATAGATTGTCACACATTGCATTTTAGAAACAACACAAGGAACCATTTTGTTGCATAGTTAATCAAGTTAATTACTAGATAATAGAGAGAAAAGGGAAGGGAAAAAGAAGCAGCACATAGCATTGGGGTGAGTGAAGCAGCAGCAAGCGGCGTTACAAAAACCCTCAGACGATGTTGGCTGGGTGTTCTAGTTCGACATTGTTGTCACCGAGGCACAGATTGAGGAGCGAAGCATCAGCACAGTTTCAAGCCTGCCACTTCCAGCTACCTTCTTCCATGAGCACGCAGAGATTGGACCTGCcatgcaccaccaccaccttcacTCGCAACAACAAAGACACCACCTCTTCACGCTCTGTTCTTTCAGTGGATCAGAAACCAATCGAAGCCAAGACCAGCACCTGTTCTCTCAAGCAACACATTCGACTCCCACCTCTGGCCATCACTGCAGCACCATCACCATTGGTGGAAGACTCCATCATCAAAGAcaacaccaacaacaacaagagTTTGAAGAGGCTCGCGGCGGAGCACCAAGACGATTCCTTCACCAACAACATAGccaagaggaagaaaaagagtaGCAGCACTGAGTGTGATTGGTTTCAGCCTGATGTTGTTGGGACTACTTTAGGAGGAtttaacaataacaacaataacaacaacacttCACTTGCTTCTTTCTCTTCAGAGGAAGACAGGGTTTGTTTTGTTCCTTCTGAAGTGGTTTCTCATTCTGCTCCTTTCCCTTTAAACCCTTGGCTGGAATCATGTGTTACAAAGATCACAAATTTCGGCGAGGGTAGCCAACGccctcaccaccaccaccacagcGACCATGCCTCAGGCTCAGTCTCCAACGCTTCCTCGGAGAGCCAGAGCCTGAGGCTAAACGACAACATTTCAGAACACGAAGTGGGAAACGGTTCAGGGAACCCTTATTATCACCACGAGGTGGATACAGGGGAAGAAGACAACCACCACGGGTTCGAGCTCGTGAGTTTGCTCACCGGCTGCGTCGACGCCATTGGATCGAGAAACGTCACTGCAATCAACCACTTCATAGCAAAACTGGGTGATCTTGCTTCCCCCAAAGGAACAACCTCCATAAGCCGAATTTGTGCTTACTTCACAGAAGCATTAGCCATCAGAGTCACGAGGCTCTGGCCTCACGTTTTCCACATCACCACCACAAGCACTTCTCGCGACATGGTGGAGGACGATGAATCCGCTACTGCTCTGAGACTTCTCAACCAAGTAACCCCAATTCCCAAGTTCCTTCATTTCACATCAAACGAGATGTTGCTGAGGGCTTTTGAAGGCAAAGACAGGGTTCACATAATAGACTTCGACATCAAGCAAGGCCTTCAATGGTCAGGTTTGTTCCAAAGCCTAGCTTCGAGGTCCAACCCTCCGACCCACGTGAGAATCACTGGGATCGGAGAGTCAAAACAGGACCTCAACGAAACTGGCGAGAGGCTCGCCGGTTTCGCTGAGGCCTTAAACCTGCCCTTCGAGTTCCACCCTGTGGTGGACAGACTCGAGGACGTGAGGCTGTGGATGCTCCACGTGAAGGAGCACGAAACGGTGGCTGTGAACTGCGTTTTGCAGCTTCACAAGACACTCTACGACGGAAGCGGAGGAGCCTTGAGGGACTTCTTGGGTCTAATCCGCAGCACAAATCCCAGCGTTATCGTGGTGGCAGAGCAAGAAGCAGAACATAACGAAAACAGGTTGGAGGGAAGGGTGTGTAACTCGTTGAAATACTACTCGGCATTGTTTGATTCCATTGACGAGAGTGGGCTTCCGCAAGAGAGTGCGGTGAGGGTGAAAATAGAAGAGATGTATGCTAAGGAGATAAGGAACATTGTTGCTTGCGAAGGAAGGGAGAGGGTGGAGAGGCACGAGAGTTTCGGGAACTGGAGGAGGATGATGGTGGAGCAAGGAGGGTTCAGATGCATGGGTGTTACTGAAAGAGAATTGAGCCAGAGCCAGATGCTGTTGAAGATGTATTCTTGCGAGAGTTACAGTGTGAAGAAACAAGAGAAGGAAGGAGCAACAGGAGTTACACTTAGTTGGTTAGAGCAACCTTTGTACACTGTCTCTGCTTGGGGGCCTGTTGATGCTGCTGCGGGTACCTCGTCCTCGTTTTCTCAGCCAAGTTGATTTTGATTGGTGATTGGTGATTCTTTCTTCATAATTCATTCCTTCAGAGTATGAAATACAGACACAAGAAAGGTAAGGGCTTGGTCAGGGGAGAGTCGAGAGTACAAGAGTATTATTCTTTGTAGGTAGGGAAAattgtcattattattattctttcattctttgttgCAGATAAGAATTTGCCTAGCCCAAAGATTAGTTGGTGCAATTTGTATCAATACAGTAATTGCCTtctgttctttatttttattattatttatagtcCTGATGATGTCTAGATGATAATATTTCATACATTTGAGGTCAATTTCTGATCattgttttattcttttgtttatgTAAGCTGAAATTCTTTCCCAAGTCCTTGTGattgaaatgaaatgaatgaattCAGTGATTTGTGTCCCCTCtggtttctatgtaattatattttcctATCTGTTTCTCATTTTGTAACAATGCTTCGAGGCAAAGAAAAATGACTCTGCTGCATCTATCAAACATTTTGCCCAACTTTTCACTTTGCTTAGATTTGGGACAGAAATTGAGAAGAACTGAAATGTaatggaaagaaataaaatttctctTGTTCCACTCTGTAATATATCAcgtgaaacaaaaaataaaaatattttttttacaaaaagtaaggaaaaattatctattataattaaaatcaataatcaCTCTCAACAAGACCTAAGTAACTTGTAGTTTTTCGTTGATGTGATGACTAAAAGTTTatgaaattttatcttttttttttaaattttattttgaagtgaATTGAATGATAGATCATAGATGTgaataaagaatgaaaaagacTAAGTAATTTAGTAAATTTACCCGTAAAGTTATTATGAATGATTACTTTCCTTTGGtcacaattttattaaaaacttatagaaattgataattaaagcAAGGGAAATGTTGGCATTCGCCCTCAAAGTTTATTTTGAGCATTTAAAATGGTaagattttattgaaaaataaaatatttattataattttgtatcttttatgtaaaaaaaatatagattttagataaaattaatgatGAATGTACCTTAAAAGACAATGtcacataaaaaaaacacaatggt belongs to Glycine soja cultivar W05 chromosome 5, ASM419377v2, whole genome shotgun sequence and includes:
- the LOC114412070 gene encoding plant UBX domain-containing protein 8-like produces the protein MARPNQEAVETFVSITGLPEAVALQKLEEHGGNLNEAVNAHFTEGDRNLTTGSHNSSAVFPQDDFMDIDDEHDAEIPRRIPPLLPASAANVNPFSLLDPTIGRGIFGTRFDSTVEAPFVTHPREVREIPIEVKDGSQSTPQAGHVPSIEDVTGNVDAHGPDIHGTVIIDDEDDENIPPAQIAHQDEQTHKILADTSLNSSARPSAPESENLPDYSNDIEEEMIRAAIEASKREAEENYRNHKLGRQIDLSESGSQPRQSYLEDPELAHAVSLSLKTAEQEKALQVQGGDSGSPTAGPSKSSEAGLGEMTSNGRLQAGSLSFHDEAEDVEEQPLVRNRSRHMSSGSAGLDKDVELAEASTLPSTATVTATQDTSNPHHNGNSFPDEWGGISSEEHDEAVMLEAAMFGGIPEGTGYRYGYAPHEFMQNRGFNPRPQYRPPSPSLAAQRLIREQQDDEYLASLQADREKELKAMEEAEAAREEERRIAEESRRKLQEEQELETKLAAKEVSLPPEPSTDDDNAVNLMVKMPDGNRRGRRFLRSDRLQSLFDYIDIGRVVKPGNYRLVRPYPRRAFSDGESAATLDELGLTNKQEALFLELI
- the LOC114412071 gene encoding scarecrow-like protein 28 encodes the protein MLAGCSSSTLLSPRHRLRSEASAQFQACHFQLPSSMSTQRLDLPCTTTTFTRNNKDTTSSRSVLSVDQKPIEAKTSTCSLKQHIRLPPLAITAAPSPLVEDSIIKDNTNNNKSLKRLAAEHQDDSFTNNIAKRKKKSSSTECDWFQPDVVGTTLGGFNNNNNNNNTSLASFSSEEDRVCFVPSEVVSHSAPFPLNPWLESCVTKITNFGEGSQRPHHHHHSDHASGSVSNASSESQSLRLNDNISEHEVGNGSGNPYYHHEVDTGEEDNHHGFELVSLLTGCVDAIGSRNVTAINHFIAKLGDLASPKGTTSISRICAYFTEALAIRVTRLWPHVFHITTTSTSRDMVEDDESATALRLLNQVTPIPKFLHFTSNEMLLRAFEGKDRVHIIDFDIKQGLQWSGLFQSLASRSNPPTHVRITGIGESKQDLNETGERLAGFAEALNLPFEFHPVVDRLEDVRLWMLHVKEHETVAVNCVLQLHKTLYDGSGGALRDFLGLIRSTNPSVIVVAEQEAEHNENRLEGRVCNSLKYYSALFDSIDESGLPQESAVRVKIEEMYAKEIRNIVACEGRERVERHESFGNWRRMMVEQGGFRCMGVTERELSQSQMLLKMYSCESYSVKKQEKEGATGVTLSWLEQPLYTVSAWGPVDAAAGTSSSFSQPS